CGCGGTCAAGACGACAATATTCACGGTGGCAAATACCAAGCCGGTGGCGGGGCCCGGCGTCAACCAAGTTAGCATCACACGGGCGAAAAAACTTTGCGGCAATTCACGCCGAATTCGCGGTGTCATCACCGGGGATTCGGCCGCCAGCATGCTTCCGAAGACAGTCCACAACACCGCCAACGCGAGCGACGTGATCAGAAACACGCCCACGCTGCCCTCGAGTGCGTTGGCGGAATACCATGCGATTCCAACCAACAACATCGACAACACCATCATCGAAATGCGAAGCTGGGTCGAGCGGTTTTCACTCTCCGGCGTTAACTGGGCCGCCGTCGCGGTCAATAACAAGTGCGAGACCGATAGCGACAACAGGATTGTCGATGCGCTTAAGAAAAACACCCAGGAAGCGGACAACGAGTTGCCATAGGTGATCAAGTTAATCACAAAAAAGCCAATCGAATATTCGGCGATCAACAGAATCATCATCAGCATTAGTAGCGTCGCGATGCGGCCCGTCCGGCTCTGTGCCAACGGGGCCAAGAACAAGGCGATCACCGTCAGCACGAGACCCGCCACCAACAACGTCGCGATGATGATCAAGGTCGTCGGCAAGTCCACCCCCCGCAGCGTGTAGGCGTACGCCATACAGGGAAACAGGGCGACAAAATACATCATCATTTGTAGCGACGCGCTGGCCAGTTTGCCGAGCACGATTTGCCAAGGGCTGAGCGCGGTGATCGATAACAGCTCGAGCGTGCCATCGTCGATCTCGCCTTCGAGCGATCGGTAAGCCGCCAACGGTACCACCAACAGCATCGGAATCGCCAACACCACGTAATAGCCAATCATCAAACGGGCTGCCGAGGGAGTCGTGTAGATCTGTGGCATCTGAGACAAACTGCCCGCGACCGTCCACCCCAGCGAGGCAAACAGCAATACCGAGAACGTGACCACGAATTGACGGCTCTTCAGCGCCTGGCGAGTCTCTTTGACGAGGATCGGATTGAGCTGATCGCCCTTCCGTTCGCACCACGCATCGAATCGTTCCCAACGATTTGCGTTTGTCGCGGGAGTAACCGAAGCGGGGTCAATGGAAAGCATTTCATTCATTGCACGAGCCCCTCGGTGACCTGCAAGAAGACGTCTTCCAAGCTCTTTTTGTGCGACGCGACCTCAGCGACTCGATAGCCGCGTCCGACAATCCAGGCGACCAAATCGGCTTGGGCTTCCAAGTCGCCTTCGAATTCAAACCTTACCAGCGTCCCGTCGACGAGGGTCCGGTCGATGCCCGTCCTCGTTTCAATTTCCTGGGCACATTCGCTCGCGCGATCGAGCAACCGAATCGTTAATTCGCGATGGGTTTCACGTTGACGCTGGATCTGCTCTACGCTGCCGGTCGCCAACAAACACCCCTGCTCGATGATCCCCACCGAATCACACATCTCGGCTAATTCGGTCAGGATGTGGCTGCTAATCAAAACCGTCTTTCCACGGTCCGCCAATTCGCGAATCATCTTGCGCAGCTCGATGCGTGCTCGGGGATCAAGCCCCGCTGCGGGTTCATCGAGAATCAACACGGCGGGATCGTGGATCAGGGCGCGTCCCAAACAAAGACGTTGCTTCATCCCTTTGCTCAGCCCCCGGATCGGCTTGCTTGCCATCCCCGCGGTTCCAGTAAAGTCGAGCACCCACTCAAGGCGTTGGTTCCGCTCGCGACCGACCAATCCGTTCGCACGCGCAAAAAAGTCGAGATATTCTTTGCAATTCACATCGCGATAGGTGCCGAAGGAATCGGGCATGAACCCAAGCCGGCGACGGACGAGTTCGGGATCATTGATCACCGAAAACCCATCGATGAACGCGTCGCCATAACTGGGCAAATCGAGCGTTGCAAGAATTCGCATCGAAGTGGTCTTGCCGGCGCCATTGGGACCGATATAGCCAAACACATGCCCTCGAGCGACCGAGAACGAAATATCGTTGACCGCTTTGGTTTTACCAAAGAACCGATGCAGTCGCCGAAGTTCAATGCAATCGCCGGCGCCACGATGCACTCCGCCCCTCGTTTCCATGGCGCCAGCAAGTTCGCCGCCCGTGGGTTTGCGATCGTCGACGGCCGATGACGTATCGGTGTTCATTTCAAAGTTCCATAAACGTAACGAACGCTCTCGACCAATTCCGCTTGGGGCACCGCAATCACATCCTCGCTGACGTCCGAGATTGCAACGAAGTGAGCGAGAGGCAGATCGAGATCCAATTGGAGGTGTCGATCGAGCCAGTTTTCGAACGATCCGGTTGACACCCTCCAGTTCTCTCGCGTTGAATTAAGACGCGGGTCCAAGGCCCGCACGATCAGATCCTGCGTCAAGCCTCGAAAGGAACGTCGTGAAATTTGATAGGTGTCTTCCTCCAGCGGACGATAGAGATTGTAGTGACTCGCAAGTTTGCTTGACGCCTCCTTCAAATTGAGCAGGACGCAAGGGACGTCATTCGATTCGCCGGGGACCTGCTCCGCGAACCAATATTCGCCATCGGCATCTCGGATCACCAATTGACGAAGTTCAAACGCGAATCGGTTACCGACCGTGGCTGCGGAGCGATTTGGATCCGATTTGTCGGTTTGGATCGACAGATGACCGATCGCGTGTCGAGATTGATGGGCTACAAATTGCCGCTGCTGTCGCGAAGGCAAAAAGGCGCTACTGAAACGCTGGGTTTGATCTTCGATACGCATGTTGCCGATGATTGCGGGCGGAAGTTGGTTCAATGTTTCCCAAGCTCCGGCGTTGCCACTGGTATAACGCATCACTTCGGCATCGCCTGAGAATTCCAGGCCGTCGATCGGTCTCAATCCCGCAAAATAGGTTGACTGAATTCGCTCACCCGCCTTGCTCGACGCCCCATCGACCCAAGTCAATTGTCGCACCCGCGCCAGCGTGCCGAAGCCATCCGAGACAATCCCGTAGGCGAACATGGCGACCGTGGTAATGATCGCCAGCACCGGAGCGATCAAGAACATCAAATAGGTGCGTCCACGTTTTGCCGTACTGCGATAAGCCACCGGTCCGACCAGGATTACGAAAACAGCGAGCAGTCCCATAAAGGTGTAAACCGGCGGCTGAGCGACCCCTGGGATCAACCAACGGCCAAAGCGTCGGTCGCCGAGGATCGGGTCGACCCCGCGCCGTAACATCGGTGACACGCGATAGCCGAGCGTTTTCTCCACAATGGTCCATTGCATTGCACTAGGGAACGTCTTGTCCGCTGATCGCTGCAACCCGAACGCCAATCCCGCACCGAGCGGACGAACCCACGTCTTCTTCGCCCACTCCGCAGCATGGGCGTCAACGAACGGCTTCAAGTCGCCAGCGGGTACGTTGTACGGGAACCCCGCGATGGGCATCTCCGGGATGGGCACGGCCAGTTTTGAATCCGCAGGGGCATCGCGGAGCAACCCCAAAGCCTCGACAAACTGCTGTTCCGAGGCCGCGTCGTACAACGCGATCGATCCCCCGTTGAGGACCCAATCGTGAATCGCCTCGAAGTTGCCGTTTTGCTTGGCGGACTCTAACGCCGCAAGATTAACGATGAGTAGACTAACGTTCTGGTAACCACGCCAATCGGTTGGCAATTCAGCTTGCCCCGCAGCGACATTGGGGCCGTCGCTTAGAATCGATGCCCACAAATGAGGGTCTTGCTCCGGCGCAGGAAGCTCGCCTGGAACCCGAGAAATCCGCTGCGGCGAAGGCTTTGAGAATAACGAGCGGAGATCCGGCAATTTCGCGTAATCCACCTCCTCCGATTCGGTAACCAACAACCAATGGAAGTCGGGATCGTCCACCGCAAAGTTGATCTCGTTCCCACCAAGCTTGGCGAAACAATTCTCCAGTGCTCGGTCCTGTTCATATACCGAGACGTTGTACAGGTAACCGACGGACCATTTGGGTAAATACCGTATCACAGTGGTTGCGGAGGTGCCCTGGGCCAATGAAATCGGCACGTCCACTCGCAATCCGTTGGTGGGGGGCGATTGTCCGTTGGGATCGGTAACGAAGCGGAGAGTCAATTCACGGTCGGCGGCAAACGTGCTGGTCGAGCAAACGTCGATTTTGACCGCGATGGTTCCCGCGGCTTGTTGCCGCGCCAATTGAATGTCGATCGTCAATCCGAGCCTGTTCACTTTCGTGGTCGGCAAGCGAACCGTGGGGGCGGTGGGAGGCAAAATTGCCTGCGAAGCGGAAATTGCCCGTGACGTGGAATCGAGTTCAGACGTGGAATCGAGTTCAGACGGGGAATCCGGTTGACGTAGGGACTCCGCGTTATCCGCCCAGCCGTGGGGCGTGACAAGGATCAACCATCCCCAAACGATCGACATTGCGACAATCGCCGTTACGATTCGCGGCCTGAGAAATGCGTTGCTTCGCATCATGCGTTGTGCTCTCGCGGGGGCATGATTTGTGGCGGCAATTGGCCAGCGGCAAACGGGCTGCCGTGCAGCGTGTCTTGGTCGTCCCCCTGGAACCAAAGCGACGTGATCGCCCAGGCAAACAAGAACAGCATGGCAAACAGGGCAAAGCAGATCGCGGGGACCAACAACGCCGTCATCACGGCGGTCGCCAATGCGCCTCCGTCTCCCGCTTGGCGTGCCAATGCAGCCACAATGGCCGAAAGCGTCGTGATCGCAAACACCAGCCGAAAGGAAACACGCGGCAGCATGCGACTGGGGACCACCGGTTGCGCCGAGGAGGGTTTGTCGCTAGGCATAAAGAAACATCGAGGGGGCGGAGGATCGAGTGACTGAAACGAACTCAGCTCGAATCAGTATAATGGTTTCCCGCTGCCCGCGTGCTGTCGAGGCGGAATGCCGAACTCGGTTTCGTCACGCGCCGTCGATCCCGGCGATTGGCCGCCTCAACCGATCACGTTTGCTGTCCTGCGTAACGCAAACCACGCACCAACATCTCGTGCGCCTCGTCGGCATCGACATCCAACGCCACTTCCATATTCACGGGCCATTCCGGCCGCAGTCGTTGATCGAAGACGGTAACCCCTCGAGTCAATTCGCCGCGAGTTTCCACTCGGCCGGCCATCGATTTCCAAGTGAATAAATCGGGCTCGACGATCGAAAGGATCGTCGTCGCGTCGCTCAGCGGAATCAATTCGCGCCCCAAACGCTGATGGGCAGCCCGAAACGCAAACGGCAGTAATTTGTGCAACAAATTTCCCGCACGCGAATGCTTGGGGGGCAACTTTTCTAACAAATCGACGCCGAAGCTCATCGCATCGATCAAATCCAACGGCACCATGCTCTTGGTCGTTGCCGACTCGAAAACATCGGCAGCCGACATCGGATCGAAGTACATGTTGAATTCCGCCGAGGCGGTCACGTTCCCCACATGAGCGACCGATCCCCCGCCGATCACAATTTTGTCCAACAACGGCAACACACCGGGGTCGACACGACAAATGCGAGCCAGATTGGTGGTCGGGCCAAGGCAGACCACGGTCACTTCATTGGGGAACTTTCGCACCAATTCAGCGATCACCTTTTCGCTCAGCGGCAGATGCTGGCGAGCGGACTCGGGAAAGTGGCACCCCCCGAGCCCATCGGCGCCGTTGAGGTGGCGATCATCGATCACCGGCGCATCTTCGGGCACCGAGGCTTTGCCGATGCGCGGGTACTTTTTGGGATCCAACTGTTCGACAATCGCAATCGCATTGGAAGTCGCTTGGTCCGCGTCCACCGTACCGGCGGTAGCGGTAATCGCCAGAACCTCCAACCGTGGATCGAACAGAGCCATACAAAGTGCGATGGCGTCGTCGATCCCGGGGTCGCAGTCAATGATGATCTTGCGTGTCATGGAAATGCTTTCGTTTCAATAACGTGGCGTGACGAGGGGGAGCGTGGCAGCATAAACGTTGAAGATATCGTATCATGGCCTCCCAATGCCAGTTTGAAAACCGAACGGCCCACGCCGCCGCCGCGCCGGGGTGGGAACTTCGCTTGGCGATCAAGCTTGGCAATCCACTCGCTCCAAATTAAATCCTTCCCCATTTACCCCTCTCCTCTTTAGCTCCCCTAATCTCGCCATGCCCTCTCTTTTTCAGACCGCCATCGCCCAAGCCAATGCGGGAACCGATTTAGGCGAAGATCAAACAAGCCAACTGATTGACGCCATGCTTCGTGGTGAGGCGGAAGAGCATGATGTCGCGAACCTATTGCTAGCGCTGCGGGAAAAAGGGGAATCGGTCAGCGAGCTAGTCGGGGCTGCCCGAGCGATGCGTCGCCATATGACACAAATTCCCCACTCCCACGCTGTGTTGCTGGACACCTGCGGGACGGGCGGCAGCGGAAGTGGGACCTTCAATATCAGTACCGCCGTGGCGATTGTCGCAGCGGCCGCAGGCGTGGCGGTCGCCAAGCACGGAAACCGCAAAGCGACAAGTTTATCAGGATCGGCCGATGTGCTCGAAGTCTTGGGAGTGCCGATCGAATCCGAATCTGAATTGGTCGCCGAGCGGCTCGATCGACACGGCATTTGCTTCTGCTTCGCAGCGAAACTCCATCCCGCGATGCGGCATGTGATCGGCGTGCGGCGACAACTCGGCGTTAAGACGCTGTTTAATTTGCTCGGCCCGTTATGCAATCCGGCCGGTGCCACCCACCAACTGCTGGGCACATCGACCCCCGACGCACAGCGGATGGTCGCGGCGGCAATCGGTTCGCTCGGCACGACCCGCTCCTTCGTCGTCCATGCTGCGGATGGCCAAGACGAGGTTTCGCTTGAGGGAGCGACACATGTGATCGATGTGCGCGACGCAGAGGCAGTCCGCTACGATTGGACGCCAACGGATTTCGGCTTGCTACCCGCCACACGTGACGCATTGGCTGCGGCAAACCCACACGAAAGTGCCGCAATCATTCAGCGTATTTTCGCCGGAGAACCGGGACCTTGCCGCGATGCCGTATTGGCGGGCACCGCCGCAGCACTCGTTTTAGTGGGGGTGTCTGACACTGTCGCCGATGGGGTGAAGCGGGCAGCCGAAACGATCGATTCGAACGCCGCAAAAGAGAAACTTGCCTCATTGGCCCACCTGTAGCGGAAGACTCCCCGGCATCGCTGGCACTTTGCAAAGCATGATTTATCGCTAAACTCCCCTGCGATGGGGCGAATATCGATGTCCGGCTCCGCCGTATCGCGTACTCCCTTTGCATACTCAGACCGCGTCCGGACTGAATACCGCGCGGATCGTGCCGCGAGTTTTAGCTTGGATTGCATCCAAACGCCCCAAAGTGCCTTCACCGCTTACTCAGCAAAGCGTTACGGCATTGAAGTGATGGACGCAGTCGAATTCCTAACCCGACGCGTAAGCGAGGGACCGAGCCAAGATAGAGATTCGCTCGCTTACGGGCGTGTTGTATTAATCATCGTCGTTTTTCGCTCCCGCAAAAATTACGCCACGAAACACGGCATTCGCGAAGCGCAAGGCGACTTTGTTTTGTCTGGAACGACAAAATCAACACGCCCTTATCGTCCCCATCTGACTAAACTGTTCATCTTCAACCTTCCTGATCCCACCTAGGACCCCCTGATGAAAAAAACGTTTGCGTCTCTTACGTTTACTTTACTTGCGTTCGTCGCAATCAGCGCCGTTCGAGCGGAAGCTCCCCCCGAAGGCTTTCGTGCGATTTTCGACGGAAAAACACTCGAAGGGTGGCACGCACGCCCCCACTTCAACCCCACCAAGTTGGCCGACATGCCAGCCGCCGAGCGTGAAGCGAAATTAGCCGAGTGGATGGCCGATGCGAAGCAGCATTGGACGATCGAGAATGGCGAATTGGTCAACGATGGCCACGGCGCCTACCTGACCACCAATGACGACTTCCGCGACTACGAATTCTTGCTCGAGTACAAGACCGTCGCTCGCGCCGATAGTGGCATCTATTTGAAGGCCACTCCGCAGGTCCAAATCTGGGATTACACCGATGAAGCCAAGTTCAAGCTGGGTGCGAATCTTGGCAGCGGTGGACTTTGGAACAACAGCGCCGGGGCCGCCGGAAAAGATCCAGCCAAGCTTGCCGACAAGCCGTTTGGCGAGTGGAACTCGTTCAAAATTCGTCAAATCGGTGCTCGCACCAGCGTCTGGCTCAATGGCGAAAAAGTCGTCGATAACGCCATCATGGAAAATTACTGGGACCGTAAATCGCCGCTCGCCGTCACCGGTCCAATTCAATTGCAAACGCACGGCGGTGAAATCCGTTGGCGCAATCTGTTCATTCGTGAATTCACTCCCGATGAAGCCAATGAACTGCTCAGCGAACAGGGCGATGATTCGTTCACCTCGCTGTTCAATGGCAAAAACTTGGACGGCTGGCACGGCGCCGTTGCGAACTACGAAGTGGTTGACGGAGCGATCCGTTGCAAACAAGGTCATGGCGGAATGCTGTTGACCAAAGACGAGTACAGCAATTTCGTAGCACGCGTTGAATTTCGTCTGCCACCGGCTGGAAACAACGGCTTGGCGATTCGCGCCCCTCTCGAGGGCAACCCCGCTTACGATGCCATGACCGAATTGCAGGTCCTCGACTCCGAGCATCCCAAGTACGCCAAACTGGATCCACGCCAATATCACGGCGGTGCGTACGGAATGGTCGCTGCCAAACGCGGGTACTTGCGTGAAGTTGGCCAATGGAATTTCCAAGAAGTGACCGTCAATGGCACTCGCATCAAGGTCGAGCTCAACGGTAGCGTGATCTTGGACGCCGACATTGCAGAGGTCAAAGAATTCATGGCCGACTCGCCCCACCCCGGCAAGGATCGCAAGTCGGGATTCTTTGGGTTCGCCGGTCACAGCGATCCCGTTGAATTCCGCAACGTCGAAATCCGCGAATTGTAGGCGGTTGATTCCGCGTCCAACGGTCGCGGTCTAAACAAGAAAGCACGCAGAAGCGAAGTGGCGCCGAGTTCGGCCCGCTTCGCTTTTGCCGTTTTATTCAAACGATGCTAGGGACAAGAGCGGCTGCTTGCGATCGTTCGAGTTTGGCTGTGAGCGTTCGGGCGGCAATCAATTGCGATATTCATCGTGGCATTTTGTGCATGACACGCCGGTCGCGTGCAACCGCTTCGTTGCCAAAGCGTAATCCTTTTGCTGGAGCGCGTCGGCAAGTTGTTCCGCCAACCTTTCCGCATCAGCCATTTGCATCCAGTAAGCCTCGTCGTGCTTCGAGGTTTCGCTTGGGGGCTGAGTCGATTTCAGTCGCATCGCTTCGCGTAGCCCTTCACGAAGCAGGTTTGCCTCGGTGTGTGATCGTAAATCGGGATGCCGGTCGAGGGGCGCCCAGTCATTCTTCTTTAGCATTTTCAAATGCTCGTGGGCTTGATCGATGACGACCATCAGTGACGCCATTGAGTTGACCTCGGCGATCGGCACGAGTTTCGGCAGCGGTGCGTCGGCCGGCGGCATCTGAAATTCGCTGACGTCGCGGTACAGTCCCGCGTAGTTCTTGCTGGTGCCCGCCTTGGCCAGGATCTGAAGGGCGGAATCATTGTCGGCCGACCCCTCGGCGATACAAGCAATGGCCGCGGCCGCAGGGCCTCGATGCTTGCCGTGATGGCAATGGATATAAAAGGGACCGTCAGCAGTTTTGACTAGGTTGACGATCGATTCTTTGGCTTTCCGATCGAGCCCGTCGTACCCAATCGGGATATGGACGTAGCGCAAACCCGCCCGCTTCGCCGCTTCCACGTCCGGCCGAGCCCCATCGACGCTAACGATCGTGCGCACTCCGAGCTCGGCAATCTCAGCGAATGCCGCATCCACTTCGGGTTGGGCGCCCGAGTAAATCCGCTCCGACAATTGCAATCGATTGTGAAGATAGCTCGAGGCGTCCTGCGAGGGAGAGTGGATTAACAACGGAGGCGACGGCGCGAGACGAGTGGGTTTCGGCGCAGAAGCGGTCTCTTCACCCGCCACCATGCCAATCCTAAACGGCGGGACTATCAAAAGGCATAAGAATGCGGCGGAGATCAGGGGCGAGGTTCTCATCGGATCCGTGAGCGTTGAAAAAGGCATTGTCGAGGATTAACAAGGCCATGCATCATAACCACTACAGCAACGCAAACCCATCACCCCCATTCGCTCCGGCGTGTCACCGAACCGACGCCGTTTTCCGAGGTCGACCGCATCGCGGTTCAACACAAAGCCCGGGGGCGCACAGCACGCCCCGGGAAATGCAATAAAAACAGGCCAGAACCCCAGCGGCGTCCCATATCACTCCGTGCGTTCTGGTTTGATCGCTTGCATGCCGCCTGGATCTCCCGGGCCTGCCGTCACCCCAATTCGCTTCGCAGTTGCTCCATCGTCTCGCGTTGTCGCATTTCGACGAACTGGCGTGCCTTTGCCGCCTTGGCCTTTGCCGCTGCGGGATTTTGGGCCATCTGTAAAACGGTGGCGACCAGTTGTTGGCGGCGTGATTCGTCATCGAGGTCGAACAACCAATCGCCGAGCCCGATGTCTTCCCACATGAAACCTTTACTGGTTTGTTCGTCAAAGCGGCATACGATCGCAGGGACTCCGTGACCGATGCACATGATCGGAGAATGCATTTCGTTACCAAACAAGCCCGCACTGCGGACATACGTGCTGATCGCTTCGCCGGTCAACCAATAATCGGGCCGCCACGCGACTCGCGGCAAAACCTCCGCTGGCAACTTGTCGTAAATCATCTCTCTGCCGACCTGCATTTGCGTGCGGTCTTCGGGGCAAACCAACACGCTGAGATCGGTTTGCTTCACGACTTCGATGATCGCCTCACGTAGTAGAACGTGATCGTGCTCCTTCATCCTTTCGTTACGTTGATGTTTGTCGGGATCAAACTTGACGCGTTCTTTAATCGTCCAGTACGGAGTGTAACGAAGCCTTGGGATGCAGCACAAAAACTTGCCAGTTCGTAGATTGTGCTTCTGTAAGAACGCTTCGGCCTTTTTGTCATCTCGCAGATCACAGGCAAAGGCGGCGTCCGGACCGAACTGCATCACCGGACTTTTCACCCCAAGTTGTTTAGCAAACGCAAGCGATTTCGAATCGCGAAAATAGACAAAGCTTGCCGCACTGAGAACGTCAACTGTTTTCTGGAGCGAGCTGGCCGAAGTGGCTCGGGTGGCATGTGACATTTTCGGCGGAAGCGTGATCCCGTAAATGCCATACGGCTTGCCCGTCTTCTCTCGCCAAATGCGAATGTCCTTCTCCGCGACAAGCGATGCACCTGAACCGTGCAGCAGAAAGTCGCACGTTTGGTACGCTTCTTCAAGCTCCTGAGATTCCTTTTGGGCGATCTTCAATTTGGGAAACCGCGAACGCAGAAGCGTTTCCACGCCGTTATCGACGTTGCTCGGAAAAAGCACGATTTCAATATCCGGCAGATGCGTTTCCAAGATCCTCAATACCCCCGGAGTGTGAGCGATGTCGCCGATATTCACCGTCTGCCACGACGAGCGAAGCAGGATCCGCTTGGGTTTCGCATTGTCGTCGGCAAACGTGGCGTCCAGCGTGAGGGCAAAGGATGCACCGATTGCGGTCGCAGTAGACTGGCCCAGAAAGTTCCGTCGATGTGGTTCATTAGGGTTCTCGGCGGTGAGTAGGAGAGAGAAACGCCAACGGTTTGAAGTCGCGAGATTGTCGTTGTTCCCAGCAAATCCTAACCCCAAGCGTCCCTAACCCCAAGCATCATCGAGGGACCTAGTCATGAGCAACATTCCCTCGCTGACCACTTCGGATTAGAAAAAAACGGCAACACCAAACCCCATACGCACCGGCTGACGCGGCAGGACGACAAGCGACACCTCAATT
The sequence above is a segment of the Novipirellula galeiformis genome. Coding sequences within it:
- a CDS encoding ABC transporter permease; translation: MNEMLSIDPASVTPATNANRWERFDAWCERKGDQLNPILVKETRQALKSRQFVVTFSVLLFASLGWTVAGSLSQMPQIYTTPSAARLMIGYYVVLAIPMLLVVPLAAYRSLEGEIDDGTLELLSITALSPWQIVLGKLASASLQMMMYFVALFPCMAYAYTLRGVDLPTTLIIIATLLVAGLVLTVIALFLAPLAQSRTGRIATLLMLMMILLIAEYSIGFFVINLITYGNSLSASWVFFLSASTILLSLSVSHLLLTATAAQLTPESENRSTQLRISMMVLSMLLVGIAWYSANALEGSVGVFLITSLALAVLWTVFGSMLAAESPVMTPRIRRELPQSFFARVMLTWLTPGPATGLVFATVNIVVLTATMLFGLVLYASQMGNVRPLEIQAFIRISMLFVSYLVGALIAVRLVVAVVRINNHPRVEVGMAAMVTVLVMSALVPYSIGLHLNDYRGYSYSRWQIANWVWTLAEAGPNGSVRTFEVGMVLGCVSIAFIVCLLTMPRIVMPRRIATPEQVEAEQAKAAHPLKLAP
- a CDS encoding ABC transporter ATP-binding protein, with protein sequence METRGGVHRGAGDCIELRRLHRFFGKTKAVNDISFSVARGHVFGYIGPNGAGKTTSMRILATLDLPSYGDAFIDGFSVINDPELVRRRLGFMPDSFGTYRDVNCKEYLDFFARANGLVGRERNQRLEWVLDFTGTAGMASKPIRGLSKGMKQRLCLGRALIHDPAVLILDEPAAGLDPRARIELRKMIRELADRGKTVLISSHILTELAEMCDSVGIIEQGCLLATGSVEQIQRQRETHRELTIRLLDRASECAQEIETRTGIDRTLVDGTLVRFEFEGDLEAQADLVAWIVGRGYRVAEVASHKKSLEDVFLQVTEGLVQ
- a CDS encoding transmembrane 9 family protein → MPSDKPSSAQPVVPSRMLPRVSFRLVFAITTLSAIVAALARQAGDGGALATAVMTALLVPAICFALFAMLFLFAWAITSLWFQGDDQDTLHGSPFAAGQLPPQIMPPREHNA
- a CDS encoding nucleoside hydrolase, with the protein product MTRKIIIDCDPGIDDAIALCMALFDPRLEVLAITATAGTVDADQATSNAIAIVEQLDPKKYPRIGKASVPEDAPVIDDRHLNGADGLGGCHFPESARQHLPLSEKVIAELVRKFPNEVTVVCLGPTTNLARICRVDPGVLPLLDKIVIGGGSVAHVGNVTASAEFNMYFDPMSAADVFESATTKSMVPLDLIDAMSFGVDLLEKLPPKHSRAGNLLHKLLPFAFRAAHQRLGRELIPLSDATTILSIVEPDLFTWKSMAGRVETRGELTRGVTVFDQRLRPEWPVNMEVALDVDADEAHEMLVRGLRYAGQQT
- the trpD gene encoding anthranilate phosphoribosyltransferase, whose protein sequence is MPSLFQTAIAQANAGTDLGEDQTSQLIDAMLRGEAEEHDVANLLLALREKGESVSELVGAARAMRRHMTQIPHSHAVLLDTCGTGGSGSGTFNISTAVAIVAAAAGVAVAKHGNRKATSLSGSADVLEVLGVPIESESELVAERLDRHGICFCFAAKLHPAMRHVIGVRRQLGVKTLFNLLGPLCNPAGATHQLLGTSTPDAQRMVAAAIGSLGTTRSFVVHAADGQDEVSLEGATHVIDVRDAEAVRYDWTPTDFGLLPATRDALAAANPHESAAIIQRIFAGEPGPCRDAVLAGTAAALVLVGVSDTVADGVKRAAETIDSNAAKEKLASLAHL
- a CDS encoding 3-keto-disaccharide hydrolase yields the protein MKKTFASLTFTLLAFVAISAVRAEAPPEGFRAIFDGKTLEGWHARPHFNPTKLADMPAAEREAKLAEWMADAKQHWTIENGELVNDGHGAYLTTNDDFRDYEFLLEYKTVARADSGIYLKATPQVQIWDYTDEAKFKLGANLGSGGLWNNSAGAAGKDPAKLADKPFGEWNSFKIRQIGARTSVWLNGEKVVDNAIMENYWDRKSPLAVTGPIQLQTHGGEIRWRNLFIREFTPDEANELLSEQGDDSFTSLFNGKNLDGWHGAVANYEVVDGAIRCKQGHGGMLLTKDEYSNFVARVEFRLPPAGNNGLAIRAPLEGNPAYDAMTELQVLDSEHPKYAKLDPRQYHGGAYGMVAAKRGYLREVGQWNFQEVTVNGTRIKVELNGSVILDADIAEVKEFMADSPHPGKDRKSGFFGFAGHSDPVEFRNVEIREL
- a CDS encoding cytochrome c translates to MRTSPLISAAFLCLLIVPPFRIGMVAGEETASAPKPTRLAPSPPLLIHSPSQDASSYLHNRLQLSERIYSGAQPEVDAAFAEIAELGVRTIVSVDGARPDVEAAKRAGLRYVHIPIGYDGLDRKAKESIVNLVKTADGPFYIHCHHGKHRGPAAAAIACIAEGSADNDSALQILAKAGTSKNYAGLYRDVSEFQMPPADAPLPKLVPIAEVNSMASLMVVIDQAHEHLKMLKKNDWAPLDRHPDLRSHTEANLLREGLREAMRLKSTQPPSETSKHDEAYWMQMADAERLAEQLADALQQKDYALATKRLHATGVSCTKCHDEYRN
- a CDS encoding polysaccharide pyruvyl transferase family protein, coding for MGQSTATAIGASFALTLDATFADDNAKPKRILLRSSWQTVNIGDIAHTPGVLRILETHLPDIEIVLFPSNVDNGVETLLRSRFPKLKIAQKESQELEEAYQTCDFLLHGSGASLVAEKDIRIWREKTGKPYGIYGITLPPKMSHATRATSASSLQKTVDVLSAASFVYFRDSKSLAFAKQLGVKSPVMQFGPDAAFACDLRDDKKAEAFLQKHNLRTGKFLCCIPRLRYTPYWTIKERVKFDPDKHQRNERMKEHDHVLLREAIIEVVKQTDLSVLVCPEDRTQMQVGREMIYDKLPAEVLPRVAWRPDYWLTGEAISTYVRSAGLFGNEMHSPIMCIGHGVPAIVCRFDEQTSKGFMWEDIGLGDWLFDLDDESRRQQLVATVLQMAQNPAAAKAKAAKARQFVEMRQRETMEQLRSELG